A genomic segment from Nicotiana tabacum cultivar K326 chromosome 9, ASM71507v2, whole genome shotgun sequence encodes:
- the LOC107787734 gene encoding F-box protein CPR1-like, with translation MSTFPLDVLTEILCRLPVDCVLRCRCISRTWWALIDSEEFAKLHVKYSVKTNSNLGVMLRKVDYFEYGKRCFYSLDFDSLNSRVVTPKELTNPLMSCEINTKILGSCNGLLLISNTVDEIALWNPSTRKYKKIPVVGITENHVHVHVNFGFGYDVTNDDYKVVRIVQFPGTEKDSFHSDVKVFSLRSSCWRQVEEEVSYYLRYEDQPGTYLNGSLHWIASAKMERPGNKLEPLIVAFDLGTEKWGLFPRPLILIRVSL, from the coding sequence ATGTCAACCTTTCCATTGGATGTTCTGACCGAAATCCTTTGTCGACTACCCGTTGATTGTGTGTTACGTTGTAGGTGCATATCAAGAACTTGGTGGGCTCTCATTGATAGTGAAGAGTTTGCAAAATTGCATGTCAAGTATTCAGTGAAAACCAATTCTAACCTTGGGGTGATGTTGAGAAAGGTCGACTATTTTGAATATGGAAAGCGTTGCTTTTACTCTCTAGACTTTGATTCTCTCAACTCCCGAGTTGTTACTCCCAAAGAATTGACCAACCCTTTGATGTCTTGTGAAATTAACACCAAGATACTTGGTTCTTGTAATGGATTATTGTTGATATCAAATACTGTGGATGAAATTGCCTTATGGAACCCTTCAACGAGAAAATACAAGAAGATACCAGTTGTGGGGATTACTGAAAACCATGTCCATGTGCATGTTAATTTTGGTTTTGGGTATGATGTTACTAATGATGACTATAAGGTTGTTAGAATTGTGCAGTTTCCCGGAACTGAAAAAGATTCTTTTCACTCTGATGTTAAGGTTTTCAGTTTGAGATCAAGTTGTTGGAGACAGGTTGAAGAAGAAGTTTCTTATTACCTCCGATATGAAGATCAACCAGGTACATATCTTAATGGTTCATTGCATTGGATTGCTAGTGCTAAGATGGAGAGACCTGGCAATAAATTAGAACCACTGATTGTTGCTTTTGACCTTGGAACTGAAAAGTGGGGACTTTTCCCGCGTCCCCTTATACTGATACGGGTTTCATTGTGA